A region of the Mesoterricola sediminis genome:
GGCGGGCGTGGCCCAGGTGTTCGTCCAGGACCTGCACGGCGGCCAACCCCGTCAGCTCACCCGGGACGGGGCCCCCAAGGTGGCCGCCGCCTGGAGCCCCCTGGGCGACCGCATCGCCGTCGCGGCCCGGCAGGACGGCGCCACCCGCCTCCTCCTCCTGGCCCCGGACGGCACCGGGGTGACGGAGGTGGCCCGCTGGTCCCAGACCGTGCGCGGGCTCCGCTGGTCTCCCGACGGGCGCTCCCTCCTGGTGGAGATCCAGGACGGCGGGCGCAGCCGGTTCCTCATCGCCGAGCCCGGCGGCAAGGTCCAGCCGGCCGATGGCCTCCCGACGGGCGCCCGCGGCCCGCTGTGGGTCAAGCTGGCCACCGCGGGCTGAGGCTCAGCCCAGGGGCAGCCGCCCCGGCACCTTGCGCAGCTCCTGGACGAACTGGCGGTCGCAGCCCTGGATGTGGGGCACCAGCCAGTTCTTCAGGAAGGTGGGCAGGGCCAGGCCGCTGAGGGTTCCGTTCTTGAACTGGCGCAGGAGGTCCTGGCAGGTGGCGAGGAGTTCGGCGTGCTGGGCGGCGTGGCGCTCCAGCCCCCCGTAGCCCGCCTCGGCCATGAAGGCCTCCTCCCGCTGGAAGTGATCGCGGGCCGTCTGCACGAGCAGATCCATGACCCGGTAGGCCTCGTTGCGGTCGCCCCGGGCGGCGATGATCGCCTCCACCTCGGTCACGAGCGCCGCCAGCTGCCGGTGGTCCTCGTCCATGGGCTCGTGGCC
Encoded here:
- a CDS encoding bacteriohemerythrin, with amino-acid sequence MWFFSKSNSKAGALPFAWTPRDHATGHEPMDEDHRQLAALVTEVEAIIAARGDRNEAYRVMDLLVQTARDHFQREEAFMAEAGYGGLERHAAQHAELLATCQDLLRQFKNGTLSGLALPTFLKNWLVPHIQGCDRQFVQELRKVPGRLPLG